TGGggtaaaagtaaatatttttaaaaaaggtgATTAGTTTATCTAGATGATTTTAATTCTCAAAGTTTTGAcggtttattttgatattaaatttttcAATAATCAATAAAATACTGTAATTGTATTAAATaggtaataatattttaaaaaaaattatattaagtaAAGTTGAATACCAATTATAACACAAAGTTCAGTAGCAATTATAACACgttgaagattttaaatattaattttttaattgaaaagtttcaatattttatcaacatatttagaccaaaaaattatatataacttAAACATATTTTTTCCATCATTGTGGGAATTTcatgaaatagaaaaaaacacAGAAAGTTAGattcttaatttcatttaaaaaataattgtaagaaaacaaataaatatatgtaatcCCATCCATTTCAGGAGCAAATGGAGGGACAAGTGATGTCCAAATTTATTATTCCAATTTCCAAACAGAAAATCAAACTCACgatctaaattaattaatgggggcatgtattttattttattttatttgcagcGTCTACTTGTAATAAAATCAGCCAAGAATTCATACCTTGAATACTCACCATTAACAAACAAGAAAAGTAAACTCACTCTCTCCATCTTTTTCAGCTTACTTACATTCCAGCATGCTATAAATACATAAATCAATTAGAGGTGTCCATAGTCGGGTTAgatctaataaaaaaaattaggcctCTTTGTTATGTTTGGGATCGGTTTAACCCGAAAAATGtgtctaaaattttatccaaacccGGCTCGGATAAAAAATGTTGAAACTCGAGCCCAGCTCGAccatatcaattttttatataattttttaaaaaaatataatacataagaaatactaaaaacattaaaataaatgttttctaacaaattagaaataaattaaaaaaaaagtatatacaCTCAAATAATATTAAGAGATGTGTAACTTAATAATCAAATgactctaaaatagtaacaaaattaataataaaataaaagttatacaatattcaaataataataataataaaataataacaacataagaGTGAACTGATagcaaaattgtaaaaaaaacagaaaaaaaaacagcaagaacaataaaaaaaaagcaatagtttttttttttttttgtatattcggCCTGGGTTGGGATCGGGGTCAAAAAAGTCTTACTCGAGGTTCAGCCAATTTTCTAaacaaaccttttttttttaaccaagtcaatttttcaaacatatatttttatttaacccTCCCTTTTTCGGGTAAACCTTCGGGTTGAGCCGGATGGACTTAGCCCATGCATAAGTCTAAAACCAACTACCAACCAAGCATTTATTTTGTTCTCACAAGATCACAGTTCGTGTGCAACTTTGATACAATGATCTGTACTGCTTCATTACTGACACCCAAATCAAGTCCCAAAATAAACCAACCCCAACTAATAGGTATGTTGGTTCTCTTAATGCGTTTTGAGGATCGTTCTTTAATAGCAAAGTCGTTTCTGAATGGGTTTCTCTTATTTGCTTAATTCGTACGTTCCCTATTCCTTGTCTGTTAATCTAAGATGGGTTAAACAACTGTTTTTGGGTTTTGCCTTTTGAGCTTATATGATCTGTAGGTGTTTAATATTAGCATGCTTGAATTATGATAGtcagtctttttcttttttccttctctcTTTGGTTGTCCATCTTTCTATTTCTGAACATGCAATTTTTTTCTTGTTACcttttagatttttctttttataaaatggATCGTCTGAGTTTTTTGTTTGCCTAACTTGGTTATCATCAATAACGTGCTCttcttttgttgttttcttcTGATTATGAGTTTTTTTCACCATGTGGATGGAAGTTGATGACGAAGGGGACTTTATAATCTCGCTTTGTCTGAATCACTGAATGAAAATTCGTGGAAATTAGATGCTGTTGGTTGTGATGTCAAGAGAAAAGAGCGTTTTAAGGGCTCTTTTATTGAAACTTGGGATTGTTGTTGCTATCTCTTCTGCTGGTTTTGTATATTCTAGACTTAGAGCAAGAATGACCAAACCGTATTTGCCTCCACCTTCATCACTGCCTGTTTCAGGTTTGGGGGGTTTAGCCTTGCGTTTATCTTTTTTGAACTTGATTAATTCAATTGCATACTGAACTTTCTAGTTGCTTTGATCGTACAGGTTGTTGCAGTGAGGTTGAATCAAGAGGAATCGATCAGGGTAAAGACTATGTTCCGGACTTAAGGTCGGCCGCAGCTTCTGGTCCTGTAAGTTTTCCTGTACAGACTATGTATCCTTTTTGTGTTTTGGGGTGCGAATGAATTGTAAGGCTGCTTTAAAAACTATAATGCCTTGGTATAGAGTTTGATAGGAGATCTTCTTGCTTAAGATTCAAGTAAACAACTAAACGATACTATCGGTGGTTCTGTTACCACTTCATCATGACTTGTGTCACTATTAAAAGTTTTGAATTATCAACTAGTCTGCATAGAGGTTTGCCTCTCGCAATGACATGTTTAATCCAGCAATCCCATTACTTATGGATGAATTGCTGGCACTGGTGAATAACATAGTACAGAGGATCTTTTTGCCTTCATTTCTTTTTTCGCTATTTAGCTGTTCTTCCTATCTGCTAAAACCTTTAAATTACATGCCTCTGCTGATTCTGTTTCCTGACTATGGTATTTTGGTTTCCCTCGGGCAGGAAGAAACATCGGCGCAAGGAGCTTCTGTTGGTCTTTCTTCAAGCGCTAGACATGGCAGAGACGTGCTTCTCTGGCAAGAGTTTAATGATCTTGTTGAGGAATTTGACACTTCAAGAGCATTTAGAACTGCTGGAAAGGATGGTTATGAGCAAGAGATCAAGCACCTTAGAAATATGGTAAGGGTGCTTAGGGAGAGGGAGCAGAATCTCGAGGTCCAGCTGCTGGAATATTATGGCCTTAAAGAACAAGAATCAGCAGTTGAGGAGCTCAAAAACCAGTTGAAAATAAACAATATGGAGACCAAGCTTTTCACTCTCAAGATTGCGTCCTTACAGTCGGAAAACCAAAGATTAGAAAAACAAGTTGCTGATCATGAAAAAGTCGTAGCCGAGCTTCAGACTGCTAAATCTAGAATTAAGGTGCTTAAAAAGAAACTTCGGCATGAGGTTGAGCAGAATAGAGAGCAGATTCTAAGTGTTCAAAAGAGGGTGGCTAGATTACAAGAGCAAGAAGTCAAGGTTTCTGCGGATAATCACGATGCTAAATCAAAGTTAGGAAGTTTAAAGGTTTTGGAAGGTGAGGCAGAAGAGTTGAGGCAATCTAATGCGAGATTGCAGATAGAAAATTCGGAACTGGCTCGGAAGTTGGAGTCAACCCAAATCCTAGCGAATTCTGTTTTGGAGAATCCTGAGGTAGTCAGTTCATCTGTGTTGAATCCTCTTCCTTTATGTTGTTATTAATATCATTGTTCTACGATTGTGATTTGGTTGCAGGCAGAAGCATTAAACAAAATGCGCGAGTGTTTGATGCTAGAAAACGAAGACTTGAAGAAGCGAATGGAACAGCTCCAGGAAGATAGATGCGCCGATGCTGAAGAACTAGTGTATCTCCGATGGATAAA
The genomic region above belongs to Gossypium hirsutum isolate 1008001.06 chromosome D05, Gossypium_hirsutum_v2.1, whole genome shotgun sequence and contains:
- the LOC107906129 gene encoding protein CHUP1, chloroplastic; protein product: MLLVVMSREKSVLRALLLKLGIVVAISSAGFVYSRLRARMTKPYLPPPSSLPVSGCCSEVESRGIDQGKDYVPDLRSAAASGPEETSAQGASVGLSSSARHGRDVLLWQEFNDLVEEFDTSRAFRTAGKDGYEQEIKHLRNMVRVLREREQNLEVQLLEYYGLKEQESAVEELKNQLKINNMETKLFTLKIASLQSENQRLEKQVADHEKVVAELQTAKSRIKVLKKKLRHEVEQNREQILSVQKRVARLQEQEVKVSADNHDAKSKLGSLKVLEGEAEELRQSNARLQIENSELARKLESTQILANSVLENPEAEALNKMRECLMLENEDLKKRMEQLQEDRCADAEELVYLRWINACLRYELRNFTPIPGKTVAKDLNKSLSHKSEEKAKQLILEYARAEGMDSMDFDCDQWSCSQAFYSTDNGEADDFSFGNSSAKKTPNSRRIKFFKNLRRLILGKDVHNQSQASSTSKTDNPEDFDSSTWSSGRGNDFVNMLQSNSDRFTTPPQSSPSTFLDVDQIKDTEKLRRNSDCGPYGYRKHNIAGREDTLDSPLDRASCSHRKSDVMKFAEALKQSGTGGEKPQRAAGII